A genomic window from Populus alba chromosome 19, ASM523922v2, whole genome shotgun sequence includes:
- the LOC140955079 gene encoding protein ACCELERATED CELL DEATH 6-like has protein sequence MDSSEKMNSIDPYMDPVLYKAAEEGNIDPFENYQTRLDQLLTPDENTILLVYLGNQRREPKFTDFVDIILEMCPPLLLQANKKGETPLHLAARYGLSNVVRVLIDRAKALPADPESGVTDEKKMLRMTNEEQDTALHEAARNSQNHVVGILTKEDPEFSYSANVDGETPLYIAASSWGHEKVIDEILTNCISVDYGGPNGRTALHAASRVGDDGTARKLLEKEKKLTKTTDENGWSPLHYAAYDGRYSATVEVLLEYDASAAYIAETEKKRTALHIAAIRGHVDAMKEIVSGCPACCELVDNRGWNALHYAVASKDIKVFEECMKIPELARLGTKKDDKGNTPFHLIVALAHEQKQWRYVFNQYFHFGRKIKYGLNKRKLSVEDIDEGNLGEIQKEILESLEDVGSGPIGRGPFVLEEINNDEENKEEEEALSKARESHLVVAALIATVTFAAAFTLPGGYKSDRGTAILVKKAAFIVFVISDAMSMVLSIFAVFIHFLISLIHGLGMEKNKEIDEDTTFKLFEFATLLTMIGMGTMIIAFVTGTYTVLEPSLGLAISTCLIGLSFFFFFVYLVFMVIYNNLNLIVSFVVAFLNG, from the exons ATGGATTCTTCTGAGAAAATGAATAGCATCGATCCCTATATGGATCCTGTCTTGTACAAAGCTGCGGAGGAAGGCAATATCGATCCCTTTGAGAATTATCAAACCCGCCTTGATCAGTTATTGACTCCAGACGAGAACACCATTCTTCTTGTCTACTTAGGAAACCAAAGGAGGGAACCGAAATTCACTGATTTTGTTGATATAATTCTTGAAATGTGTCCACCTCTGTTATTGCAGGCCAATAAGAAAGGAGAAACCCCCCTCCATTTGGCAGCAAGATATGGTCTTTCCAACGTGGTAAGAGTCCTTATTGACCGCGCAAAAGCTCTACCTGCAGATCCAGAGAGCGGAGTAACAGatgaaaaaaagatgttgaGGATGACCAATGAAGAGCAAGATACAGCGTTGCACGAGGCAGCTCGAAATAGCCAGAACCATGTGGTGGGAATATTGACAAAAGAGGACCCTGAGTTTTCATATTCCGCCAATGTTGATGGAGAAACTCCACTTTATATTGCTGCTTCCAGTTGGGGCCACGAAAAGGTGATCGATGAAATCCTAACTAATTGCATTTCAGTGGACTATGGCGGCCCTAATGGTAGAACTGCTCTGCATGCGGCAAGCAGGGTGGGAGATGATG GAACAGCAAGAAAATtgttagagaaagaaaaaaagttgacgAAAACAACCGATGAGAACGGCTGGTCACCACTTCACTACGCTGCCTATGATGGCAGGTATTCTGCTACAGTGGAAGTATTACTAGAATATGATGCGTCTGCGGCCTACATTgctgaaacagagaagaagagaacAGCTCTTCACATTGCTGCCATTCGAGGACATGTAGACGCAATGAAAGAGATTGTTTCTGGATGCCCAGCTTGTTGTGAGCTGGTTGATAACAGAGGTTGGAATGCCCTTCATTATGCTGTGGCAAGTAAAGATATAAAAGTATTCGAGGAATGTATGAAGATTCCAGAGCTTGCAAGACTTGGAACGAAGAAGGATGACAAAGGAAACACGCCCTTCCATCTAATTGTTGCTTTAGCGCACGAGCAGAAGCAATGGAGATAtgtttttaatcaatattttcattttggaAGGAAGATAAAATATGGTCTTAATAAGCGAAAGCTAAGCGTCGAAGACATCGATGAAGGAAATTTGGGAGAGATACAG AAAGAGATCCTAGAATCCCTTGAAGATGTTGGCAGTGGACCGATTGGTCGCGGTCCCTTTGTTTTGGAAGAGATAAACAATGACGAGGAAAacaaagaggaagaggaagcttTGAGTAAAGCAAGAGAGTCTCATCTAGTTGTTGCGGCGTTGATAGCAACAGTAACATTTGCAGCAGCATTCACCCTACCTGGCGGTTACAAGAGCGACCGAGGCACTGCAATTCTAGTTAAAAAAGCTGCTTTTATAGTATTTGTCATCTCAGATGCAATGTCAATGGTGCTCTCCATTTTTGCCGTCTTTATCCACTTTTTGATTTCGCTAATTCATGGTTTGGGAATGGAGAAGAATAAAGAGATAGATGAGGATAccacttttaaattatttgagttTGCCACGTTGTTGACCATGATTGGCATGGGTACAATGATTATCGCATTCGTCACGGGCACATACACGGTTTTAGAACCTTCCTTGGGGCTTGCCATTAGCACTTGTCTCATTGGTctgagcttcttcttcttctttgtgtaTTTAGTGTTTATGGTCATTTacaataatctaaatttaattGTATCATTCGTAGTCGCATTTCTAAATGGTTAA